One Spinacia oleracea cultivar Varoflay chromosome 4, BTI_SOV_V1, whole genome shotgun sequence DNA segment encodes these proteins:
- the LOC110802427 gene encoding protein DOG1-like 4: MMMNFHRFHDSWVEKLNKFTSQLASTPTPRPNSTSDHQHVRQLVDEVVAHYAHYYETKTTAAKTDVLTLFASPWASSLERSLYWVTGFRPTTLFHLVYTESSIRFESHVADILRGRRTGDLGELTPGQLARVSELQCLTVKEENDIGNELGGWQEEVARSEPEWSGLCGNGPDGLDRLLARLGAVVAKADELRMKTIRQVVELLTPQQAAEFLIAAAELQLGIQRWGLHQDRARVVEIKDVDTL, from the coding sequence ATGATGATGAACTTCCACCGATTTCATGATTCATGGGTGGAGAAATTGAACAAGTTCACTAGCCAGCTCGCTAGCACACCAACTCCTCGGCCAAACTCCACTTCAGACCACCAACATGTTCGACAGCTCGTCGACGAGGTTGTCGCTCATTACGCTCACTACTACGAAACCAAGACCACCGCGGCTAAAACCGACGTGCTCACTTTGTTCGCATCGCCTTGGGCTTCATCTCTGGAACGCTCACTCTATTGGGTGACGGGCTTCCGTCCTACCACTCTTTTCCACCTTGTGTACACCGAGTCGAGCATTCGGTTTGAGTCCCATGTGGCGGATATCTTGCGAGGTCGCCGTACGGGGGACCTTGGGGAGCTTACACCGGGCCAACTGGCTCGGGTTAGTGAACTCCAGTGCTTGACTGTGAAAGAGGAAAACGACATTGGAAATGAGCTTGGAGGCTGGCAGGAGGAGGTAGCCCGCTCTGAGCCCGAATGGTCTGGGTTGTGTGGAAATGGGCCTGACGGTCTAGACCGTCTACTCGCAAGGCTTGGTGCGGTGGTGGCTAAGGCAGATGAGCTGAGGATGAAGACGATACGCCAGGTGGTGGAGCTACTGACACCGCAGCAGGCGGCTGAGTTCTTGATAGCGGCGGCGGAGCTTCAGTTGGGGATTCAAAGGTGGGGTTTACATCAAGATCGGGCACGTGTCGTTGAAATTAAAGATGTTGACACCTTGTAA